The DNA sequence TCTCGCTGATAAAGTTCAAAATCATCTCCCTGCTAATGGGCGCAATCCTCGGCACAAGACACTCGCGGAACCACCTCTCAACATCATACTCCATGGCATATCCCATACCTCCGTGTGTAAGAACCGCCCTCTCGCAAGCTGTAAATGCGGCCTCGGCAGCCATGTACTTGGCGCTGTTGGCCGCGACGCCCACCTCGTCCTGTCGGATGGATGAGTCCGTCTTGCTCTGGTCGTAGAGTCGTGCTGCGTGGTAGGTTGCCAGCTTGGCGCCCTCGAGCTTCATGTAGGCATCGGCTAGGGGGTGTGCGATGGCCTGGTTCATTCCGATTTGGCGCTTGAAAACGACACGCTCACGGGCATATTCGCtggccttcttcagggctGCATAACCCAGACCGAGCGCCTCGCCGGCAAGGAGACAGCGCTCAGCGTTCATGCCGTGAAGGATCATCTTGAAACCCTTGCCTTCTTCGCCAATCAGCGAGTTGGCAGGGATCTGGTAGTTGTCGAAGAAAACCTCGTTGGCGTCCACAGCGCGACCacccatcttcttgatcttgcgcAGATCAAGACCAGGCTGGTCTCGGTTCAGGTCGATAGAGAACAGGGAGAGGCCTTCACTaggcttcttgacctcctccaATGGCGTAGTTCGAGCAAGAAGGATCATCTTGGAGGCGACTTGAGCGCAAGTAATCCAGATCTTCTGGCCAGTCACACTGTAGGATCCGTCTGagttcttctttgccgtgGTGCCCAGTCGGAGAGTGTCGAGGCCGGCGTTTGGCTCCGTAACACCAAAGCAGACTCGCCACTTTCCAGATACGATGTTGGGGACTGTCGTTTCCAGCTGTTCTTGAGAACCAAACTTGGCCAGGGGTTGGGTCGCATAGACGTTGGCGTGGATTGACTGTGCGCCAGCCATACCAGCTCCAGACTCAGTGATAGTTTGCATCATCATAGTCGCCTCAGAGATGCCCAGACCAGAGCCTCCCAAGGATTCAGGAAGTGCAATGcccagccatccatccttcgCAAGCGCGGCATGGAACTCCTTGGgatccttctcctcctggtCATGCTCCTGCCAGTAGGTGTTGGGGAACTCAGAGCAGACCTGGCTCACCGCTTCCCTAACCATGAGTTGGTTCTCAGTGAAGCCAGCCATCCCCATAAGTCTCCGTGAACTTGTTGTTGAAAAGGCATGGCTCCGTCCAGCCTGAGCCCGGGAAGCTGAGAGGGTAGGGCGACTCAAGCGCCAGAGTTGATTCGCTACTGATCGTGACATGTTGAAAGATTGCTGAGGATGAGATGTGATACTGAGTCTGAATGTCTGGAGATGTGAGCTTCATTTATCCATGAACACGATATTCTCGCTGCACTTACAAGAACCCTAGTTGCCGAATCACCAGTTCAATCGCAAGGTGGTTGACGGCGACAAGTTGTGGAGTAACATGGCATATAGCCGACTCAGCGGACAAAGTGTGGGGGTGCCCAGAATGACCTCCATCTTGAGTAGCCGAATTGGCTACTTCAAACGCCCAATTATCTTTCAATTGCATTCCAAATCCGGTAGGGATAAAGATTCGGCGATTCAGGCGCCTTTTCCATAATATCAACGGCATCTTGGGCGCCGACCCCGATGGCCTTGCCGGCTCCGGTGGCGCAACGCCCTCGGTTCCGGGGCATCACGGCTCCGACATGGTATAGAAAACGCCGACTTGTCAGGAGTATTCGGGCCATGATTGATGTATAGAGAAGTGTTGCTTGTCCTTCAAGTACTTCAAATAGGGCAGTTGATCTAGCTATTCGTTCCACTTCATATCCGGCTTCTCTTCATTCTCGGAGCACTCCGCAATCATGGCGCAAGATACCCAAGTAGCCGTTCAGTCTCTTCCAGCTCTTACAGAACATCATAAACACCAAACATTGTTACCAAAACAAAATATACAATATCCGAAATGGTTTGGCGGATCAGCATCATGTCTGGCTGTCATTTGCTCACATCCCCTTGACTTGGGTGGGTGGTTTCCTCACTCTGCTTCCAGGACACCGAGTTACTAACTTGTCGTGGTTTCCAGTCAAGGTCAGACTTCAAGCTACACCGCTGTCGGAAAGAAAGAATGTCCTGGAGACAATAGTCCATATCCTTCGCAATGAGGGTGTCTCTGGTCTATACCGGGGTGTAAGTGGCTTCAAAGATCAATTAGATGCCAGTTACTAACTCGAGGCATAGCTATCAGCAGGCTTGCTTCGTCAATGTTAGTCTCCTCTTGATGATTACCATCGCTTGTGCTGATACCAGAATGTAGTGACTTACGGATCCACAAGATTCGCCATCTACGAGTCCATCAAGGAACAGTCTTCGAAACATGGGGGTGGTCCAGCCCCCATAACCATCCTCCTACCAGGTGCCTTTCTATCCGGCGCATGCGGTGCCCTCGTCGGAAATCCGGCCGATCTTGCCAACGTGCGCATGCAAAACGACCGGTCCCTTCCGCCGTCTCTTCGACAGAACTACCGCTCGGTATTTGACGTTCTTGTTCGCGTCGCAAAGACAGATGGTCTCCAAGGCTACCTCCGCGGTGTCTTTCCCAACGCTATTCGGGCCGGTGCCATGACGGGCTGTCAACTTGCCTCCTACGATGGTATTAAGCAGTCTTTGATAGACAACTTCAGTCTCAAGGATGGTGCACCAACACAACTGCTAGCTTCACTTCTGGCAGGCCTCTTAGCCACAACGATATGCAGCCCCATCGATGTCATCAAGACACGCACCATGAGTCAGGGAGGTTCAAGTTCAATTATCGGAATGATGACAGAATTAACGAGATCTGAGGGGTTGAGATGGGCTTTCAGGGGGTGGTTACCCAGTTTTGCGCGGTTAGGGCCGCATACAGCTGCGACACTGTTGATTCTGGAGCAGCATCGGCATTTGTATCGAGAGTATATATCTCGAGGAATAAAGCAGGATGCGCTATTGTAGGAATCAAGCATGGGTGTTTTCAAGCACGCAGGCCCGAATTAGTTAAGGAACCAGGAGGCTTTAGTGCGGGCGCAGATGTGTTGGTATCCCATCCAACGCCTAgatctcgaccttgaggcgTCTCTTAATCCACCCTTTATACGGCGTATTTCTCAATGCGCCTCTTAGTGTTTCACGCATCACGACCCTCTCTAGCCGTCCATACCTGCCCATGGAGTAGAAGCTTAAGCGACCAGTAACTGTGCATCGTATCCCGCCCATCGTCCGATAAACCATTTCTCCGTAGATGGATCTGTTGGGCAGGAACTTCTCATGGCTTAAGCTTAAAGTTGTGATTTTGATCCACCCTCAAGCACCGTTATAGGTACACGATCTGCTCAGTAGGGCAAACGCAAATCTACTTAGTTacctctcctcttcatcggcGCTTCTCCAGGTAAGATTGTTGAGCTTCAAGCAACTTGTCGTTTTGAGTTTTAtgaaagaggagaggacAGGTCAGCTCTCCTTTCGGTGTGAAATTATAAAAGCCCATTGACGGTCACTTGGCTGTCGCAGCTTGATTTCCAATACTGCCcatatcctcctcatcaccaccatgaAGGCATCCTTCGCAGCACTCGGCCTGCTGCTCATCAGCGCCGCGCAAGCCCTTCCCCTTCCCGAAGCCGACAAATGTCACGTCGCCAAGGTGCAGAACAGCACAGTGCCCGTCACCAAGAGCCTCCACAAAAGAGATGATGTTAAGGGCTGGAATTCTCTCCCTGGACTTGCAACGATTGACGATATGGTTTTGGGGATTTTCTTCGACTGGGCAAGGAAAGCGGTGGCCAAAAAGCAGCGTGAGTGAACACTTGACAACAGTCTACACTTTAGGGTAGGCAGAAGCTCACAGACGCACAGCTATAAGCAAGTGGCACGACAAGGAGAATAACCGGTTCGAGAGCAACAGCTGGGCGCTCAGTCCCCACGAGGTCAGCGTTCTCGAAGCGTGGGTCGACGAGACTGGCCAACCCGCCTGGTCAACTGAGGCAGATGTCTTCACCAAAATCCCGCATGGTCGTAAAGAAAGTTAAGACCCAACATCAGGACGACTACGCTCACATAGGCCAATAAAGAGTATTCACTTTAGCCTATTTATGACCTAAATGAGGGATAAAAATGAGAAATAATGCCATAAATCTTTTCATATTCTGCTTAGTTACCTCTAATATTTTTCTCATATTTCATTTCTTATATTTAGGAGTCGTTTTGCGTTAGACGACTGCGCGGCTCCCATCCATTGTTCTAGGTTAGTTGCATCGCCACGTCGGCACCGCCACACGCGCTGGCATCAAgaaagcccaagcccaatcACCGCCCCAGATGACGAcgcctttttctttcttggaCGGGATGCAAACATTGGGTCAATCAAGGTCGGTCATGGCGGCTGAGCTGAGTAAGAGGCAAGGATGTCTCGGCGCGTTTCTTATATCTAAGAGGTTGCTTGCTAGCAATTGACGCTCCTTTCAACTCAAGCGATTCCCCACATTGTGCCCCTCAAGTGCCGctccaccatcatcacgaaTACCCAGCAGAGGCAGCCCAGCTCACGACCCAAGACTTGCAGCTGGTCTTGGCTTTTACTTATAAGCGCCGTCTTTGCGCTCGTTGCTGCATTGATTCTTCACAATACATCCTTTCTGAACATCTTCACTCCATCCACAATGGGCGGCGGTCCTGAAGGCTTCCGCACCGTAGCTTACTACGTCAACTGGTACGAAGCCACCCTTGACCATACATGCCCATCGACTAACGTCATCTCAGGGCCATCTACGCCCGGAAGCATCGTCCCCAAGATCTTCCCGTAGAGAAGCTCACCCATGTTCTCTACTCGTTTGCCAATGTCCGCAGCGACACGGGCGAAGTGTAAGCTTGAACCCCATCTCTACCCGCTAGATCCGCTTTACTCACCATTGGATGATGCTCCAGCCATCTCACCGACGCTTGGGCGGACACCGACATTCACTGGGAGGGCGACTCTTGGAATGACTCCGGCACCAACCTTTACGGTTGCATGAAgcagctcaacctcctcaagaggCGCAACCGTAATCTCAAGATCCTGCTCTCAGTCGGTGGATGGACCTACAGCAGCAACTTCAAGGCTCCCGCTAGCACCCCGCAGGGTCGTGACACATTTGCCAGAAGCTGCGTCGACTTGCTCAAGAACCTGGGTTTCGACGGTATCGACATTGATTGGGAGTACCCTCAGGATGCAAACGAGGCGAGAAACTATGTCGAGCTGCTGGCTGCTGTCCGCCAGGCCATGGACGCCTACGCCCAGACCTTGAGCCGACCTCACCACTTTGAGCTCACCGTGGCGTGTCCCGCGGGCGCGCAGAACTTCCAGAAGCTAGACATCCGCGGCATGGATCAATACCTGGATTTCTGGAACCTCATGGCCTACGACTACGCTGGTTCCTGGGACTCGTCGGCCGGCCACCAGGCCAACCTGTACCCGTCGCGCGACAATCCCTCATCCACTCCGTTctcgacctcggccgccCTCGACTTTTACGTCCGCAGCGGCGTCAACCCGCAAAAGATTGTCATCGGCATGCCCCTCTACGGCCGCTCTTTCGAGAACACCGACGGTCCCGGCCGCCCATACCAAGGCATCGGAGAGGGCAACTGGGAGCGCGGAGTCTACGACTACAAGAACCTACCCCTCGCGGGCGCCCAGGAGTACAACGATAATGCCTCCGGTGCCAGCTACTGCTACGATCCGCAGCGGCGCACCATGGTCACGTACGACACGCCACAGATGGCGTGGGCAAAGGCCGAGTACATCAAGAAGTGGCGGCTGGGAGGTGCCATGTGGTGGGAGAGCAGCGGTGACAAGGAGGGTGATCAGAGCTTGATCACGACTGTGGTTAATACCTTTGGAGGACCGCAGGCGCTCATGAGGCAGGAGAATTGCATCGAGTATCCAGCGACCAAGTATGATAACCTGCGCAATAGGTTTCCGAACAACTGAGATACAAGTAGTTTAGTATGACGGAGCGGAAGAGGACTGGACAGGGCACCCAGATTAAAGCACAAATGGGCATGAACATATGAAGTATCCGTCAATGAATTTAAACCGATCCGAAAATACATCTTTCAATACCTACGTAATAGTGTAATTGACACTGGCGGCCGACAAGGCAATCCGCTCGTCATCACAACAGTCTTGATCGGCGTCACAAAGATCTCGCCTTAAGCTAGGTTAGGCGTAACGAAGCGCGCAAGGATATTGGGTATGATCCAGGCGGCCGACGCAAAAGTCCCGGGATGTCTATCAGGTTTCCAATCCTTACAAAAGATGAACCAACAGCTCCCAGGATGGAATGATCGTCCACCCGATTTCCAGCCAACAAGAGGCCCCTAATCGACAGCCAGAACAGTCCTTGACGAGTACTTGATTTTATGACCAAGGGTTTCTAACTTCCAGGCAGTTTCGCAGAGAAAAGCCGTTGCCATGCCACCATCGAGGAACAGAACCATCGACTTGGGTGAAGAAAAAAGTGATACACAAGAAAGGCAGAGAGGTATAAGCATATCTTGCTAGAAGGATCATGGATGAAATATTGAATCTCATAATAGTTTTTCTCACTTTATCATCTCTATTCATTATAACAGTCGTGACCTTTGAGGGGAGTTAGAGGTATTGCCGTTATTTCTTCATCCATGtgccagcaccaccaccaccaccaccaccgccagAGTCGAGAGAAACGGAGCGCGGGCGGTCGCCTCTTCGGCACATGTGCTTTCACTAGGAACTAGCGAATAAGCTTAAGTCAAGAACCCCCGGCGGTACCCTTCCGGAGAAAGGAATGCCTTCGTTGTCAAAGTTGGGCTGTTGGTTGATCGTAGGATCGCCATCCTGCTGATCATGACGTCGCGACAAACACAGCCATCTCGCCTTGAGTAGACTACAATCCCCCTTAGAGGCAGCCGTATTTATGCAAAGGGGTTTTCTCAATTCCCATTCCTTTGGTGTGC is a window from the Fusarium keratoplasticum isolate Fu6.1 chromosome 5, whole genome shotgun sequence genome containing:
- a CDS encoding Chitinase — its product is MGGGPEGFRTVAYYVNWAIYARKHRPQDLPVEKLTHVLYSFANVRSDTGEVHLTDAWADTDIHWEGDSWNDSGTNLYGCMKQLNLLKRRNRNLKILLSVGGWTYSSNFKAPASTPQGRDTFARSCVDLLKNLGFDGIDIDWEYPQDANEARNYVELLAAVRQAMDAYAQTLSRPHHFELTVACPAGAQNFQKLDIRGMDQYLDFWNLMAYDYAGSWDSSAGHQANLYPSRDNPSSTPFSTSAALDFYVRSGVNPQKIVIGMPLYGRSFENTDGPGRPYQGIGEGNWERGVYDYKNLPLAGAQEYNDNASGASYCYDPQRRTMVTYDTPQMAWAKAEYIKKWRLGGAMWWESSGDKEGDQSLITTVVNTFGGPQALMRQENCIEYPATKYDNLRNRFPNN